From Chryseobacterium camelliae:
AACCGGTCAGTTTCTACCACCAGGCTTATTAAAACAAAAAACCTCCGCAATCCAATTGCGGAGGTTGGTTTTTAGTGAAACGAAATCAGATATATATGTATGCTGAAAATGTTTCCTGACTGTGCGGATGAAGGGACTCGAACCCCCATGCCTTATCGGCACCAGATCCTGATTCTGGCGTGGCTACCAATTACACCACATCCGCAGTTTAAGGTTGTATGATAAAGAACTCCTTTTTGTGAGGACAAATATACGCGTTTTTCAGAATAATTTCAAGACAGATAGTGTAAATTTTATGCCACAGTCCAGAAAAATGGATAGTAGGTTTAAAATCAACTTTTTAAATTTCTGATGCTGTGCGGGATTATAAGTAGAGAAACCCTGACATGTCTTTAGGCCGTGACAAGGTGGATTGTTTTCTTAAAAAGTGAAATCTTATCAGTGAGTAAATTCATTATCCATGCATACTGAAAACAAAAAAAGCTGATAATGTAAAATTATCAGCTTTTTTTATGTACCCCAGGCGGGACTTGAACCCGCACGCCAAAAGAGGCACAGGATTTTAAGTCCTGCGTGTCTACCAGTTCCACCACCAGGGCATGGCGTGGAGCGAAAAACGGGATTCGAACCCGCGACCCCAACCTTGGCAAGGTTGTGCTCTACCAACTGAGCTATTTTCGCAAACTGTGCGGATGAAGGGACTCGAACCCCCACGCCTCACGGCACCAGATCCTAAGTCTGGCGTGGCTACCAATTACACCACATCCGCAGTTTTGTTAAGTCGTATTTTAAAGATCTTGTCTCGTTTTTGTGAGTGCAAATATAGGACATTTTTCTTTGCCTCCAAACTTTTGCAGGAAAAAAATAAAAAAACTGCAATTTTTTTCCGGATGCTCCATTATTACATTTCATTTTCTTACTTTTACATCGTTAATAATTATGTTATGGAATTACAAGGAACGGTAAAGAAAATCACTGAAACCCAAACGTTTGCAAGCGGATTTCAAAAGAGAGAAATGGTTATTCTGACGCAGGAGCAGTATCCGCAGCCTATCAATATAGAATTTCTGTCTGACAAGATCAGTTTGCTGGATAATGTAAGAGAAGGCGAGAACGTGAAAGTGGGCATCAACATCAGAGGAAGAGAGTGGGTCTCTCCACAGGGCGAAACAAAATACTTCAATTCCATCACAGGATGGAGGCTGGAAAAAGTTTCCGATAACGGTTCAGAACCTATCCAGGCTGCACCTTCATCATCTTCGTCCCAAACTTCCAACGAGAATCCTTTTGCAGGGGATGATGATGACGATTTACCTTTTTAATCAGATACAATCAGAAAAATTCAATCCTGCTTTTTAAGTGGGATTTTTTTTCCCGTAATCATATGGTTCGACTCGATGAACATGAGATTTCATTCCCGGATCCGCTTTTATACGACGGGCATGAGGGCGTTATTGCTTTCGGCGGTGACCTTTCCGTGGAAAGAGTCTGGTTTGCCTATACTTTAGGCATTTTTCCCTGGTACAATCCGGATGAGGAAATCCTTTGGTGGTGCCCGGATCCCAGGTTCGTATTATTCCCCGACCGCCTGCACGTGTCCAAATCCATGCGTAAGATTCTGAACCGGAATGTGTTTACTTTTACGGAAAATCAGGATTTCAGGGCCGTCATCAGCAACTGCCAGCAGATCCGGAGGAGAGATCAGTCGGGAACCTGGCTCTCAGATGAACTCATGCAATCATTCATCCAGCTTCATGAATATGGCCTGGCCAAGAGTGTTGAGGTCTGGCAGGATGGAGCACTGGTGGGAGGGTTCTACGGAATCCAGATGGGAAGAGTATTTTGCGGGGAAAGCATGTTTGCTAAAGTCAGCAATGCTTCCAAAGCGGGGTTTATCCATTTTGTAGAAACGCATAGGAATGAGCTGGACATCATAGACTGCCAGTCACATACAGACCACTTGGAAAGCCTGGGTGCGGAAATGATTTCA
This genomic window contains:
- a CDS encoding DUF3127 domain-containing protein; this encodes MELQGTVKKITETQTFASGFQKREMVILTQEQYPQPINIEFLSDKISLLDNVREGENVKVGINIRGREWVSPQGETKYFNSITGWRLEKVSDNGSEPIQAAPSSSSSQTSNENPFAGDDDDDLPF
- the aat gene encoding leucyl/phenylalanyl-tRNA--protein transferase, translating into MVRLDEHEISFPDPLLYDGHEGVIAFGGDLSVERVWFAYTLGIFPWYNPDEEILWWCPDPRFVLFPDRLHVSKSMRKILNRNVFTFTENQDFRAVISNCQQIRRRDQSGTWLSDELMQSFIQLHEYGLAKSVEVWQDGALVGGFYGIQMGRVFCGESMFAKVSNASKAGFIHFVETHRNELDIIDCQSHTDHLESLGAEMISKKEFLTILYQNNERR